A genomic region of Erythrobacter sp. SCSIO 43205 contains the following coding sequences:
- a CDS encoding alginate export family protein yields MKKHAIAVALAGTAMTLTAAPVAAEDGEHPTLQDAIGSDDFTISASVRTRYETYENPFRSSGADAADLLSFRTIVKAGYDAGPVRFGGQLQDARAYWADAGTRISKAEVNALEFEGAYQSGSIRASSSADAAKLDVSAYTLAAQVGYTFNHASRPRLSLVGDIASGDNTDSTSYNRFDTLFGIRRGDWGPSSSLYGPLSRNNICDLGAKFEIKPSKRVDAFVAARTAWLDERTDAFAKTGIRDASGQSGRHAGEQIEARLRYWIAPNFAQLDVGGAALSKGKFLRSAPNVSNTRDTRYAYADLYFKF; encoded by the coding sequence ATGAAGAAGCACGCTATTGCTGTGGCATTGGCCGGCACCGCCATGACCTTAACCGCAGCCCCCGTGGCGGCGGAGGACGGGGAGCATCCTACCTTGCAGGATGCCATCGGCTCTGACGACTTCACAATCAGCGCGAGCGTCCGAACGCGCTATGAAACCTACGAGAACCCGTTCCGAAGCAGCGGAGCCGATGCGGCAGACCTGTTGAGCTTCCGCACAATTGTGAAGGCGGGATACGATGCCGGCCCGGTTCGGTTCGGCGGCCAGCTTCAGGATGCGCGCGCCTATTGGGCTGATGCCGGAACCCGGATCTCGAAGGCTGAGGTCAACGCTCTCGAATTCGAGGGCGCCTACCAGAGCGGCTCAATCCGCGCTTCATCTTCTGCCGACGCAGCCAAGCTTGACGTGTCAGCCTATACCTTGGCCGCGCAAGTCGGCTACACTTTCAATCATGCCTCACGCCCGCGGCTATCGCTGGTAGGCGATATTGCGAGCGGCGATAATACTGACAGCACCAGTTACAACCGTTTTGACACACTGTTTGGTATCCGCCGGGGCGACTGGGGTCCATCATCGTCGCTCTACGGGCCGCTCAGTCGTAATAATATTTGTGACCTTGGTGCAAAATTCGAGATCAAGCCGTCCAAGCGGGTCGATGCGTTCGTCGCTGCTCGCACTGCGTGGCTGGACGAGAGGACCGATGCTTTCGCGAAGACTGGCATCCGAGATGCTTCCGGCCAGAGCGGACGTCATGCAGGTGAGCAGATCGAAGCGCGGCTCCGCTACTGGATCGCACCCAATTTCGCCCAGCTCGATGTTGGCGGCGCAGCGCTGTCGAAAGGGAAGTTCCTGCGTTCCGCTCCCAATGTCTCCAACACTCGCGATACGCGCTACGCATACGCTGACCTATACTTCAAATTCTAG
- a CDS encoding efflux RND transporter permease subunit has translation MIGSILDLSVRYRWAVVVIALGVAIWGAFNLARLPIDAVPDITNVQVQINTEAPALSPSQIETQVTFPVETGMAGIEGLEMTRSISRNGFSQVTAIFEEGTDLYFARTQVEERLATLAASLPEGAEPSMGPISTGLGEVLMYTVEFDGAYGNDTPSGGPMGWQPDGSFVTDDGEVLDTEVARAAYLRTVQDWIVAPLMRSADGVAGVDTIGGYVKQYLVQPDPDRLAGYDVSIEQVITALEAANQAEGANFVERAGEALLARVDARLGTVEDIKQAVVATREGIPIRVADIATVEVGGDLRTGAGSLNGEEAVIGTVLMRAGENSRTVAAGAAERLEEVRGSLPLGVTVEIVYNRSTLVDATIRTVRNNLTEGALLVIVILFLLLGNIRAAIIAALVIPLSMLMAAIGMNRLGVSGNLMSLGALDFGLIVDGAVIIVENSIARLAARQEHEGRLLTLSERLVETRLAAQEMIKPTVYGQAIILLVFAPLLTFSGVEGKTFSPMAITVMLALASAFILSLTFVPAMIALLLNKKVSETEMKPIRLAKERYGPLLRKALARPWPVIGTGVGVFALAALVFTFLGSEFTPQLDERDLAVQSLRIPSTPLERSLDMQKQVEGRLKQFPQVELVFSRTGTAEVATDPMPPNISDAYVILKPRNEWPDPSLSKDDLVSEMEEALGDLVGNLYEFSQPIELRFNELIAGVRGDVAVKLYGDDLTAMTSSANEVAAILNGIEGAADVKVQQVSGFPTLDIAFDRATIGRYGLTVEDVAQSVAVALGGREAGLVFEGDRRFDIVVRLSDADRNDFDQLGTLPIALPNGDSVPLRAVADFEVVDGLAEVRREQGRRLVIVSANVRERDLGSFVNEAQAEVAANVDLPSASFIEWGGQYQNLQQAQQRLFIVVPLAFAVILLLLYAAVGSWTSALAVFSAIPLALAGGVFFLALRGMPFSISSAVGFIALSGVATLNGLVMITAIKQRLERGLELSDAIVDGALARLRPVLMTALVASLGFVPMALATGTGAEVQRPLATVVIGGLITATALTLFVLPAIVSLIFRKTLQQAAAPDDGETIEAPSRPLQET, from the coding sequence ATGATCGGTTCTATCCTCGATCTGTCGGTTCGCTACCGTTGGGCAGTTGTGGTTATCGCTCTCGGCGTCGCGATCTGGGGTGCATTCAACCTCGCGCGTCTGCCGATCGATGCGGTGCCCGACATCACCAATGTGCAAGTGCAGATCAACACCGAGGCTCCGGCACTCTCTCCCTCGCAAATCGAAACGCAGGTTACCTTCCCGGTCGAAACCGGCATGGCGGGTATCGAAGGGCTGGAGATGACCCGCTCGATCTCTCGCAACGGGTTCAGCCAGGTAACCGCGATTTTCGAGGAGGGCACCGACCTCTATTTCGCGCGGACGCAGGTGGAAGAAAGGCTTGCTACACTTGCCGCCTCGCTGCCTGAGGGTGCCGAACCTTCGATGGGGCCAATCTCCACCGGGCTCGGTGAAGTCCTGATGTACACCGTCGAGTTCGATGGGGCCTACGGCAACGATACGCCGAGCGGCGGACCGATGGGATGGCAACCCGATGGAAGCTTCGTCACCGATGACGGTGAGGTGCTGGATACCGAGGTGGCGAGAGCGGCATACCTGCGTACTGTTCAGGACTGGATTGTAGCTCCGCTCATGCGATCGGCCGATGGAGTTGCGGGCGTCGATACGATTGGTGGCTACGTAAAACAGTATCTTGTGCAGCCCGATCCAGATCGCCTCGCGGGCTACGACGTTTCAATCGAGCAGGTCATCACGGCGCTTGAAGCCGCGAACCAAGCCGAAGGTGCGAACTTCGTCGAGCGCGCAGGGGAGGCCTTGCTCGCCCGGGTCGATGCACGGCTGGGTACCGTTGAAGATATCAAACAGGCCGTTGTCGCGACACGCGAGGGCATTCCCATTCGCGTGGCCGATATTGCCACGGTTGAAGTGGGCGGTGATCTGCGAACAGGCGCAGGTTCGCTCAACGGTGAAGAGGCAGTCATCGGCACAGTGTTGATGCGCGCGGGCGAAAATAGCCGCACGGTCGCCGCCGGTGCCGCCGAGCGACTGGAAGAAGTGCGCGGGTCGCTGCCCTTAGGAGTGACGGTGGAAATCGTCTACAATCGCTCCACTCTGGTGGACGCGACGATCAGGACTGTGCGCAACAACCTGACCGAGGGTGCGCTGCTGGTCATCGTGATCCTGTTTCTGCTGCTCGGCAATATTCGTGCCGCGATCATAGCCGCACTGGTGATCCCGCTTTCTATGCTGATGGCAGCCATTGGCATGAACCGGCTGGGCGTATCGGGCAATCTGATGAGCCTTGGCGCGCTCGATTTCGGGCTGATCGTCGATGGCGCCGTCATCATCGTTGAGAACAGTATCGCCCGTCTTGCCGCCAGGCAGGAGCATGAGGGCCGTCTGCTAACCCTGTCGGAGCGGCTCGTCGAGACACGCCTTGCCGCACAGGAAATGATCAAACCGACGGTCTATGGGCAAGCGATCATCCTGCTTGTCTTCGCCCCCTTGCTCACCTTCAGCGGGGTCGAAGGCAAGACCTTTTCGCCCATGGCCATCACCGTGATGCTCGCGCTGGCATCGGCCTTCATCCTCTCGCTCACCTTTGTGCCGGCAATGATTGCACTTTTGCTGAATAAAAAGGTGAGCGAGACGGAAATGAAGCCGATCCGCTTGGCCAAAGAGCGCTATGGGCCCCTGCTACGCAAGGCGCTCGCTCGCCCGTGGCCGGTAATCGGGACGGGTGTAGGAGTATTTGCACTCGCGGCGCTGGTCTTCACCTTTCTGGGGAGTGAGTTCACGCCGCAGCTCGATGAGAGGGATTTGGCGGTTCAATCGCTGCGTATACCTTCAACCCCGCTCGAGCGTTCACTCGATATGCAAAAGCAGGTCGAAGGCCGTCTCAAGCAGTTTCCGCAGGTCGAACTGGTCTTCTCCCGGACCGGGACGGCCGAAGTCGCGACCGATCCGATGCCGCCGAATATCTCGGACGCCTATGTCATCCTCAAGCCGAGAAACGAGTGGCCAGACCCCTCGCTTTCCAAGGATGATCTCGTTAGCGAGATGGAAGAAGCGCTCGGCGACCTCGTCGGCAATCTCTACGAATTCAGCCAACCGATCGAACTGCGCTTCAACGAACTGATCGCCGGTGTGCGCGGTGATGTCGCCGTGAAACTTTATGGTGACGATCTCACCGCCATGACGTCTTCGGCCAACGAAGTTGCGGCGATCCTTAATGGTATAGAGGGCGCAGCCGACGTGAAGGTTCAGCAGGTCTCGGGTTTCCCAACGCTCGACATCGCGTTCGACCGAGCGACAATCGGCCGATACGGACTGACGGTAGAAGATGTGGCGCAGTCGGTGGCTGTGGCGCTTGGTGGCCGTGAAGCCGGACTGGTGTTCGAGGGTGACCGCCGGTTCGATATCGTGGTTCGGTTGTCCGATGCCGATCGCAACGATTTCGATCAGCTCGGAACCTTGCCGATCGCACTCCCGAATGGAGACAGCGTTCCATTGCGCGCGGTTGCAGACTTCGAGGTGGTTGACGGTCTCGCGGAAGTTCGGCGAGAGCAGGGCCGCAGATTGGTAATCGTTTCCGCCAATGTGCGCGAACGCGACCTCGGTTCCTTCGTCAACGAGGCCCAGGCGGAAGTGGCGGCAAACGTCGATCTGCCGTCGGCCTCGTTCATCGAATGGGGCGGGCAATACCAGAACCTGCAGCAGGCACAGCAACGCCTCTTCATCGTGGTTCCGCTCGCTTTCGCGGTGATCCTTTTGCTCCTCTATGCGGCAGTGGGGAGTTGGACGTCAGCCTTGGCGGTGTTCAGCGCGATCCCGCTGGCTTTGGCCGGCGGTGTGTTTTTCCTCGCGCTTCGCGGCATGCCGTTCTCGATTTCCTCAGCCGTGGGCTTCATCGCTTTGTCCGGCGTGGCCACGCTCAATGGCCTCGTGATGATCACTGCCATCAAACAACGTTTGGAGCGGGGGCTGGAGCTGAGCGATGCGATCGTCGATGGTGCCCTGGCGCGTCTTCGCCCGGTCCTGATGACAGCGCTCGTCGCGTCGCTTGGTTTCGTCCCCATGGCACTGGCCACCGGGACTGGAGCCGAAGTGCAGCGACCGCTCGCTACCGTGGTGATCGGCGGCTTGATTACCGCAACCGCGCTGACGCTGTTCGTTCTACCCGCCATTGTCAGCCTGATCTTTAGGAAGACATTGCAGCAAGCAGCCGCTCCGGATGATGGCGAGACCATCGAAGCGCCGTCTCGTCCGCTGCAAGAAACGTGA
- a CDS encoding DUF6161 domain-containing protein: protein MEKSNPPAFQQWGRHLHSGWDAAAATARGDGATQATIQQRLNSSPVVPFSSLLRRRLEIMTDGDRGSEVHAALTHLLTGQLDGQRGNNVSVKVIQSYAELLAALSIEETLKKPNTKKWLADALKDHEEKLALLLEKDLEELEAKRQAFQDMLDTAAEDHKSLAQDAAATMAQHKADWEQARHDYLEQLKTETAVELWSERSKTHKENYKTFRSWTIGFGVVGLLLSLLWIFVGFAGVRWMLPDDVTAQVSSYVAGSVVIFTLFVWGLRVLVRSMMSEDHLSTDASARSAMAHTYLALIKQDAATDSDRTIILASLFAPVSDGIVKDDGMPVLSPAALAAHSLTNPKSG, encoded by the coding sequence TTGGAGAAATCCAATCCCCCAGCATTTCAACAGTGGGGCCGCCACCTGCATTCTGGATGGGATGCTGCTGCAGCCACAGCAAGAGGCGATGGAGCTACACAAGCGACCATCCAGCAACGCTTAAATAGCTCACCAGTCGTGCCGTTTTCGAGCCTCTTGCGGCGTCGACTTGAAATCATGACCGACGGCGATCGGGGAAGCGAGGTTCACGCTGCACTGACTCACCTTCTCACTGGGCAACTGGATGGTCAGCGCGGAAACAATGTCTCTGTCAAAGTTATCCAATCCTACGCAGAGCTTCTTGCGGCTTTGTCCATTGAGGAGACACTCAAGAAGCCGAACACTAAGAAGTGGCTGGCTGATGCGCTAAAAGATCATGAGGAAAAGCTTGCGTTGCTCTTGGAGAAAGATCTCGAAGAGCTTGAGGCCAAGAGACAAGCCTTCCAGGACATGCTCGATACGGCAGCCGAAGATCACAAAAGCCTAGCTCAAGATGCGGCAGCGACCATGGCGCAGCATAAGGCTGACTGGGAGCAGGCGCGCCATGATTATCTGGAGCAACTGAAGACCGAAACAGCGGTTGAGCTTTGGAGTGAACGGTCGAAGACCCACAAAGAGAATTACAAGACTTTCCGTTCGTGGACGATTGGTTTTGGCGTCGTAGGGTTGCTGTTATCGCTCCTCTGGATCTTCGTCGGTTTTGCAGGGGTGCGCTGGATGCTGCCCGACGATGTCACTGCCCAAGTAAGCTCCTATGTCGCCGGTTCGGTGGTGATTTTCACGCTCTTTGTGTGGGGCTTGAGAGTCCTTGTTCGCTCTATGATGTCCGAGGATCATCTTTCGACGGACGCTTCCGCCCGATCTGCCATGGCTCACACTTACCTCGCACTCATCAAGCAGGATGCAGCGACGGACAGTGATCGTACGATCATTCTAGCCTCTTTGTTTGCGCCTGTTTCGGACGGCATTGTGAAAGACGATGGTATGCCTGTGCTCTCGCCAGCAGCCTTGGCTGCGCACAGCCTAACTAACCCGAAATCCGGTTAA
- a CDS encoding DUF3703 domain-containing protein, producing MTIMAKEQILSLIEIERAAFEKAKQVGNCDAAWRALEREHILGQAFFWQHIRSHIAMLRFALTQGEIGEALGQFVRLVLAPLGNITGRLPWGNTGRSNVNAFTPMPYPDDLAEIFSLPDQVHRR from the coding sequence ATGACCATCATGGCAAAGGAACAGATCCTCTCGTTGATCGAAATCGAAAGAGCCGCTTTCGAAAAGGCAAAACAGGTAGGCAATTGTGACGCGGCGTGGAGGGCACTTGAGCGCGAGCACATCCTCGGTCAGGCATTTTTCTGGCAGCATATCCGATCGCATATTGCGATGCTCAGGTTTGCTCTCACACAAGGGGAGATCGGCGAAGCTCTCGGACAGTTCGTGCGACTGGTTCTGGCGCCGCTCGGCAATATTACGGGCAGGCTGCCTTGGGGTAACACGGGACGGTCCAACGTTAATGCCTTCACGCCGATGCCGTACCCGGATGACCTTGCAGAAATATTCTCGCTACCTGACCAGGTCCATAGGCGATAA
- a CDS encoding TolC family protein: MRCIALAAALMAASIGSQTWAQNTITLDEALERAGVGTGAEDAASVNPRVYGPLAEEEAARAAITQARLRPNPELSFEAENVAGTGAFSGLQSSEYTLGFAQQIELGGKRRARIGSAEASARIAGVRRDMSTAELALAVRERYIAAVAAGQRVELAREIVERNRELARIATVLVEVGREPPLRAMRAQASLAEAEAQLQAAEADEIASSQALTALWVPTEEPWRVASSFPDISPPVAPNDASDPLPLRLAGARTELAQAEIARERSLRVPDPSVMAGVRRFEGSNDQAFIVGVTIPLPFGNRNQGNIAAAEAQARAAQAQEAIVEADYRLEFERTLTLYRSAETRVETLSRASLPQAEEALRLVEIGYRNGRFPLIEVLAAAEARDAIRENLIQAEETRGVLAARLIWLTAE, from the coding sequence ATGCGGTGCATTGCACTGGCCGCGGCACTTATGGCCGCGTCCATCGGCTCGCAAACATGGGCACAAAACACGATTACGCTCGACGAAGCGCTTGAACGCGCTGGCGTTGGTACAGGCGCGGAAGACGCAGCCTCTGTCAATCCGAGGGTCTACGGGCCTTTAGCGGAGGAAGAAGCAGCGCGCGCAGCCATCACGCAGGCGCGGCTGCGACCCAATCCGGAGCTGAGCTTCGAGGCGGAGAATGTCGCGGGAACCGGAGCGTTTTCCGGTCTCCAGTCCAGCGAGTATACGCTGGGCTTCGCACAGCAGATCGAGCTTGGCGGGAAGCGCCGCGCGCGCATCGGAAGCGCGGAAGCATCGGCGAGGATTGCTGGGGTTCGCCGGGATATGTCGACCGCTGAACTCGCGCTGGCCGTGAGAGAGCGCTACATTGCGGCAGTCGCCGCTGGACAACGCGTCGAACTCGCGCGTGAAATCGTCGAGCGCAATCGCGAACTTGCGCGTATCGCAACCGTGCTGGTCGAGGTCGGGCGAGAGCCTCCTTTACGGGCCATGCGAGCCCAGGCATCGCTTGCCGAAGCGGAAGCGCAATTGCAGGCTGCCGAAGCTGACGAGATTGCTTCGAGCCAGGCCCTCACTGCGCTGTGGGTGCCCACAGAAGAACCCTGGCGTGTCGCGTCTTCTTTCCCTGACATTAGCCCACCCGTCGCTCCGAATGATGCATCTGATCCGCTGCCGTTGCGGTTGGCCGGTGCTCGCACCGAACTCGCGCAGGCTGAGATCGCTCGCGAACGATCGCTTCGTGTGCCGGACCCGAGTGTCATGGCAGGAGTGCGGCGCTTCGAAGGCAGCAACGACCAGGCCTTTATTGTCGGCGTTACGATCCCGCTTCCTTTCGGCAACCGCAATCAAGGCAATATCGCTGCCGCCGAAGCGCAGGCGCGTGCTGCGCAGGCACAGGAAGCGATTGTCGAAGCCGATTATCGACTGGAATTCGAGCGCACCCTGACGCTTTATCGTTCTGCCGAGACAAGGGTTGAAACCTTGTCACGCGCGAGCCTTCCGCAAGCCGAGGAAGCGCTTCGACTGGTCGAGATTGGATACCGCAATGGGCGGTTTCCACTGATCGAAGTTCTGGCCGCCGCCGAAGCGCGGGATGCCATCCGTGAAAACTTGATACAGGCAGAAGAGACGCGAGGCGTACTTGCCGCCCGCCTCATCTGGCTCACTGCAGAGTGA
- a CDS encoding methyl-accepting chemotaxis protein: MTSKSINERLEIQATASIILSLTLVAILVGTFYLRSQMQDDDNVYSDRALHSALLEKDFASLERDAYHYALRGDAESREAFESNVTDMRQAIDEMRGRLDEGDAALIENVVSLNSAYVATVTSEMSAGRTDASGTDRIAAAGEKVDTAIEAIRDPAIAKATEQAVALASFSNRVVGLTIVLALLVGIISYVLARAIRNAIADELGAMSGVIRRVLQGDLDVTINHAERNDDVGELARAAVQLRDTTMQKRQADADMTQMAQRVGECLQRMSRGDLTTELSELSDSYSGLRTDLNTTIRQLHDTLLGVAQSANSIRVGSNEIKQASDDLASRTESHASELASTAEAIKQIAEMLSETASGAAQAREDVTDAMAEARTGGEVIDGAVAAMGEIEASTAQIEEIIAVIDNIAFQTNLLALNAGVEAARAGSSGSGFAVAAHEVRAVAQRSAEAAKDIKSLIERSSGQVSEGAGMVRKTGEVFERIIEKIGITTTVVENISSKAESQVLNIRDANQAMHNMDTVTQQNAAMVEESNAAAHNLATEADNLASIVSGFNLNSSNTQPTVKLVPAASRPEETVSQTPQKLAAQADGNLAFKSEDWSEF, encoded by the coding sequence TTGACCAGTAAATCGATCAACGAGCGCCTAGAAATTCAAGCGACCGCGTCGATCATTCTCAGCCTCACACTGGTCGCCATCTTGGTGGGCACATTTTACCTGCGCTCGCAGATGCAGGATGACGATAACGTCTATTCCGATAGAGCACTGCATTCGGCCCTACTGGAAAAGGATTTCGCCTCACTTGAACGCGATGCCTACCACTATGCCTTGCGTGGAGACGCTGAATCTCGCGAAGCGTTTGAAAGCAATGTGACGGATATGCGCCAAGCCATCGACGAGATGCGCGGTCGACTGGACGAAGGGGATGCGGCGCTCATCGAGAATGTAGTCTCGCTCAATAGCGCCTATGTCGCGACCGTGACTTCCGAGATGAGCGCTGGCCGAACAGATGCTTCGGGCACGGACCGTATCGCGGCAGCAGGCGAGAAAGTCGATACAGCTATCGAAGCAATTCGCGATCCGGCAATCGCCAAGGCCACAGAACAGGCAGTCGCGCTGGCATCGTTCTCGAACCGTGTTGTCGGTCTCACGATAGTGCTCGCATTGCTTGTTGGAATTATTTCCTACGTTCTTGCTCGGGCGATCCGCAATGCGATTGCTGACGAACTTGGCGCGATGTCCGGGGTTATCAGACGGGTTCTTCAAGGCGACCTCGATGTGACCATCAATCATGCCGAGCGAAATGACGATGTCGGCGAACTGGCCCGTGCGGCGGTACAGCTTCGGGATACCACCATGCAGAAGCGTCAGGCCGATGCCGACATGACGCAGATGGCTCAGCGCGTCGGGGAGTGCCTGCAAAGGATGTCGCGAGGTGATCTAACCACTGAGCTTAGCGAACTCAGCGATAGTTATTCGGGCTTACGCACCGACCTCAACACCACGATTCGTCAACTTCACGACACGTTACTTGGCGTCGCGCAAAGTGCGAACTCGATCCGCGTCGGTTCCAATGAAATCAAACAGGCATCAGACGACCTTGCCTCCCGCACGGAAAGCCATGCTTCCGAACTTGCGAGCACGGCAGAAGCAATCAAGCAGATCGCCGAAATGCTATCGGAAACCGCCAGCGGCGCAGCTCAGGCGCGCGAAGACGTCACCGATGCAATGGCCGAGGCAAGAACTGGTGGCGAAGTCATCGACGGGGCGGTTGCGGCAATGGGCGAGATCGAAGCATCGACCGCCCAGATCGAAGAAATCATAGCGGTGATCGACAACATCGCCTTCCAGACCAACCTGCTAGCTCTCAACGCGGGCGTAGAGGCGGCCCGCGCGGGCTCTTCTGGCAGCGGATTTGCTGTTGCCGCGCATGAAGTACGAGCCGTGGCCCAGCGTTCCGCAGAAGCTGCAAAGGACATCAAGAGCCTGATCGAGCGCAGCTCCGGTCAAGTTTCAGAGGGGGCTGGAATGGTGCGCAAGACAGGCGAAGTCTTTGAGCGGATTATCGAAAAGATCGGGATCACGACGACAGTGGTGGAGAACATTAGCTCCAAAGCGGAAAGTCAGGTGCTTAACATTCGAGACGCAAACCAAGCCATGCACAACATGGATACCGTAACGCAGCAGAACGCCGCGATGGTCGAAGAAAGCAACGCTGCCGCACACAATCTTGCAACCGAGGCGGACAATCTTGCTTCCATCGTTTCCGGTTTCAACCTGAACAGCAGTAACACGCAGCCCACCGTGAAACTGGTGCCGGCCGCGTCCCGACCCGAAGAAACGGTCTCACAAACCCCTCAAAAGCTCGCGGCCCAGGCCGACGGGAATCTTGCCTTCAAGTCCGAGGACTGGAGCGAATTCTAA
- a CDS encoding cation diffusion facilitator family transporter: MSGEGELHLETADKRRTLWVVLWLNVALAVGFFIFGYFADSNALIANGLDNSSDALVYVLSLLALTRTRTWKRNAARLSGILLLVLAGGVIADAIRRFVEGSEPGGIMMMAMAAVAAVVNLVCLRLLQKLQQKDVNLRAATTFSFNDFVANGGIILAGIIVMLTGSNWPDLVVGVAVAGIALYGGIDILRDAHMDKHDEEGTEHHRGDAFREP, translated from the coding sequence ATGAGCGGCGAAGGCGAGCTGCATCTTGAAACCGCAGACAAGCGAAGAACGCTATGGGTCGTTCTCTGGCTCAATGTCGCGCTGGCCGTAGGCTTCTTTATTTTCGGCTATTTCGCCGACTCGAACGCCCTCATCGCCAATGGACTGGACAACTCCTCTGACGCCCTCGTCTACGTCCTGAGCCTCCTCGCGCTTACACGAACACGCACATGGAAAAGAAACGCCGCGCGCTTGTCAGGCATTCTTCTTCTCGTGCTCGCAGGAGGCGTGATCGCCGATGCTATCCGACGTTTTGTGGAGGGATCGGAACCGGGCGGCATCATGATGATGGCCATGGCCGCGGTTGCTGCGGTGGTGAACCTAGTTTGCCTTCGCCTGCTTCAGAAGCTGCAGCAAAAGGACGTCAACTTACGCGCTGCAACAACCTTCAGCTTTAACGACTTCGTCGCCAACGGTGGCATTATTCTGGCAGGGATCATTGTCATGCTGACAGGCTCGAACTGGCCCGATCTTGTTGTCGGTGTCGCCGTTGCGGGGATCGCTCTTTACGGCGGCATCGATATCCTGCGAGACGCGCATATGGATAAGCACGATGAAGAGGGGACGGAACATCACAGGGGTGATGCGTTCCGCGAGCCATGA
- a CDS encoding efflux RND transporter periplasmic adaptor subunit — MKRNILIAVAVVLLATAAIWAFWPNDSEDHSEDEHSEVADAPEGIVPISDQQIEASSIDIETVEAGSATELVFPATVAAAPNASARIDARASGVVRSVNKTLGDYVRKGETIASIESADAAALASQVAAARARVGELSALYDRERRLFEANVTARQDLEAAQANLQVARAELSRAQAAAAAAGVGGNGRSLAVTSPISGQVTSAQIVLGAYVSAGDELFQVVNASGLQVQVALPANDAARISPGDEATLELGQGREIGGRVRSVTPALDPESRSATAIIALRGGVPELRPGAFLQARIRPSDEADVAAISVPEEAVQMVEGRQVVFVRMASGFQAMPVTTGARSAGRIQIRSGLREGQRIATRNAFLLKAELGKEEAEHGH; from the coding sequence ATGAAACGTAACATTCTCATAGCCGTCGCGGTCGTTCTTCTCGCGACTGCCGCCATTTGGGCCTTCTGGCCTAATGATTCCGAGGACCATTCCGAAGACGAGCACAGCGAGGTTGCCGATGCCCCAGAAGGGATCGTGCCGATCAGCGACCAGCAGATCGAAGCCTCGTCGATCGATATCGAGACGGTCGAGGCAGGCTCCGCCACCGAGTTGGTGTTCCCGGCGACCGTTGCCGCCGCTCCGAACGCGAGCGCGCGGATCGACGCGCGTGCATCCGGAGTTGTTCGCAGCGTCAACAAGACGCTTGGCGACTATGTCCGTAAGGGCGAGACGATCGCGAGTATCGAGAGTGCCGATGCCGCCGCTCTTGCATCGCAAGTCGCGGCAGCACGAGCGCGCGTGGGTGAATTGTCAGCGCTCTATGACCGTGAGCGCCGGCTGTTCGAAGCGAATGTGACGGCGCGGCAGGATCTCGAAGCTGCGCAGGCCAACCTCCAGGTCGCGCGAGCAGAATTGTCGCGGGCGCAGGCGGCTGCCGCCGCCGCAGGCGTTGGTGGCAACGGACGCTCGCTTGCCGTGACCAGTCCGATTTCCGGCCAGGTCACAAGCGCCCAAATCGTGCTCGGAGCCTATGTCTCTGCTGGCGATGAGCTGTTTCAGGTCGTCAATGCCAGTGGGTTGCAGGTGCAAGTGGCGCTACCCGCCAATGATGCGGCAAGGATCAGTCCTGGCGATGAGGCCACGCTCGAATTGGGGCAGGGCCGCGAGATCGGAGGGCGCGTGCGTTCGGTAACACCCGCACTCGATCCGGAGAGCCGCAGCGCTACCGCTATCATTGCGCTGCGGGGAGGGGTGCCGGAACTGCGTCCGGGCGCGTTCTTGCAAGCCCGGATCCGACCGTCGGATGAGGCCGATGTTGCCGCGATTTCCGTTCCGGAAGAGGCTGTGCAGATGGTCGAAGGCCGCCAGGTCGTCTTCGTTCGCATGGCAAGCGGATTCCAGGCAATGCCGGTGACGACCGGGGCAAGGTCAGCGGGGCGTATCCAGATAAGGTCGGGCCTGCGAGAGGGTCAGAGGATCGCCACTCGGAACGCATTCCTCTTGAAGGCCGAACTCGGAAAGGAGGAAGCCGAGCATGGCCATTGA